A single region of the Vicia villosa cultivar HV-30 ecotype Madison, WI linkage group LG4, Vvil1.0, whole genome shotgun sequence genome encodes:
- the LOC131596976 gene encoding thaumatin-like protein 1b, protein MCQVFVSFIIFLIILVSKGNARPSPDPYAGGVSIIITNGGDDTIWPAVYTERGERVIPTGVKLEFGDQYELKIPDTWAGTIWARTGCSGNPNSTFHCAVGDCGTNNIHCHYSKPKPPVTQVKFDLVPKGGCSSYKVDFRDGFSVPVTLTPMETKCAKIMCITNMDDECPDWLAVYSNEGRKIACKSPCYTTGEPKDCCTGEYASPGMCALNKYTELVENKCPSVVSNAFDETHFTCFEGTSFFILFN, encoded by the coding sequence ATGTGTCAAGTGTTTGTGTCTTTTATAATATTTCtcatcattttggtttcaaaAGGAAATGCTAGACCTTCACCTGACCCATATGCTGGTGGAGTCAGTATCATAATTACCAATGGTGGTGATGATACAATTTGGCCAGCTGTGTATACAGAAAGAGGGGAAAGAGTGATTCCCACTGGTGTCAAATTGGAGTTTGGAGATCAATATGAACTCAAGATCCCTGATACATGGGCAGGAACAATATGGGCTAGAACAGGTTGCAGTGGAAACCCTAATAGTACTTTCCATTGTGCTGTTGGAGATTGCGGTACCAATAACATTCATTGCCATTACAGCAAGCCAAAACCTCCTGTGACTCAAGTGAAATTTGATTTGGTTCCAAAAGGTGGTTGCAGTTCCTATAAAGTGGACTTTAGAGATGGCTTCAGTGTGCCGGTTACATTAACCCCGATGGAAACCAAATGCGCGAAAATCATGTGCATCACAAATATGGACGACGAATGTCCTGATTGGTTGGCAGTGTATAGTAATGAAGGGAGAAAGATTGCTTGCAAGAGTCCATGTTATACTACTGGAGAGCCAAAGGATTGTTGCACTGGTGAATATGCTTCACCTGGCATGTGTGCATTGAATAAGTACACAGAGCTTGTAGAGAATAAGTGTCCAAGTGTTGTTTCTAATGCTTTTGATGAAACTCATTTTACTTGTTTTGAAGGGACTAGCtttttcatattattcaactGA